In a genomic window of Pseudomonadota bacterium:
- a CDS encoding FGGY family carbohydrate kinase, with product MRTVLGIDLGTQSVKALCYDVDARDIVAVASAPLDLYQTDAGLAEQQAHWWTNALTQALRQIGKSTRRSVAAIGVSGQQHGFVPLDGAGEVQAPVKLWCDTSTGEQCERIMEAFGGKQACIDELPAKLRDHPHCAGLGPQGSRHKS from the coding sequence ATGCGAACAGTCCTCGGCATCGATCTCGGCACCCAGAGCGTCAAGGCGCTCTGCTATGACGTGGATGCCCGTGACATCGTCGCCGTCGCCTCGGCGCCCCTGGATCTGTATCAGACGGATGCGGGCTTGGCTGAGCAACAAGCGCACTGGTGGACGAACGCGCTCACGCAGGCGTTGCGGCAGATCGGTAAGAGCACGCGCCGCAGCGTTGCCGCCATCGGCGTCTCCGGGCAACAACACGGTTTTGTGCCCCTGGATGGGGCCGGCGAAGTGCAGGCACCGGTCAAACTGTGGTGTGACACCTCCACGGGTGAGCAATGCGAACGCATCATGGAGGCCTTCGGTGGCAAGCAGGCCTGTATCGACGAGCTCCCCGCAAAACTGCGGGATCATCCGCATTGCGCCGGGCTGGGACCCCAAGGTTCGAGGCATAAAAGCTGA